From Paenibacillus physcomitrellae, the proteins below share one genomic window:
- the glmU gene encoding bifunctional UDP-N-acetylglucosamine diphosphorylase/glucosamine-1-phosphate N-acetyltransferase GlmU, whose amino-acid sequence MKRLAIVLAAGQGKRMKSKLYKVLHPVCGKPMVGHVLDAVDKVSCERKVVIVGHGAEAVKTYLGTKAEYVLQEQQLGTGHAVKQAKELLGSENGTTVIVCGDTPLVTPETLEALFVHHEQTGAAATVLTASIDEPHGYGRVIRDESGHVNRIVEQKDCSEEENLVKEINTGTYCFDNAKLFDALDKVTNHNAQQEYYLTDVIGILVSQGEKAAAYMTADYAESIGVNDRVALSEAEGYMRVRINKRHMIGGVTLIDPSSTYIGADVEIGADTVIYPGTVLSGNTKIGEDCVIGPQTQIENSVIHNGASIKQSVLIEAEVGASTSVGPFAYLRPGSVLGQEVKVGDFVEIKNAKLGNGSKVSHLSYVGDATVGENVNIGCGAITVNYDGYNKSITEIGDEAFIGSNVNLIAPVKIGKGAYVVAGSTITQSVPDNDLAIARQRQENKPGYADKIRARAKAKKETQDKK is encoded by the coding sequence TTGAAAAGATTAGCCATTGTTCTTGCCGCAGGGCAGGGCAAGCGCATGAAATCGAAACTATATAAGGTGCTCCATCCTGTCTGTGGTAAACCTATGGTTGGACATGTGCTGGATGCCGTGGATAAAGTCAGCTGCGAGCGGAAAGTTGTTATCGTGGGCCACGGTGCGGAAGCCGTCAAGACCTATCTGGGAACAAAAGCAGAGTACGTATTACAAGAGCAGCAGCTGGGAACGGGTCACGCCGTGAAGCAGGCGAAAGAGCTCCTTGGAAGCGAGAACGGAACAACCGTTATCGTTTGCGGAGATACGCCGCTTGTGACGCCGGAAACACTTGAGGCTCTTTTCGTGCATCATGAACAAACGGGCGCGGCAGCAACCGTGCTTACAGCTTCCATAGATGAACCTCATGGCTACGGCCGCGTTATCCGCGATGAATCGGGCCATGTGAACCGGATCGTTGAGCAGAAGGATTGCTCCGAGGAGGAGAACCTTGTTAAGGAAATCAATACGGGCACGTATTGCTTCGACAACGCAAAGCTCTTTGATGCTCTTGACAAGGTTACGAATCACAATGCCCAGCAGGAGTATTATTTGACAGACGTGATCGGAATCCTGGTCTCGCAAGGTGAGAAAGCAGCCGCTTATATGACTGCGGATTATGCCGAATCAATCGGGGTTAACGATCGTGTGGCTCTTTCCGAAGCGGAAGGTTATATGCGCGTTCGCATTAACAAACGCCATATGATCGGTGGAGTGACCTTGATTGATCCAAGCTCCACTTATATCGGGGCAGATGTCGAAATTGGCGCCGATACGGTGATTTATCCGGGGACCGTCCTGAGCGGGAATACCAAAATCGGCGAGGATTGTGTCATTGGGCCGCAGACCCAGATTGAGAACAGTGTCATTCATAACGGTGCTTCAATCAAACAGTCCGTTCTGATCGAGGCCGAGGTGGGGGCATCCACTTCCGTTGGACCGTTTGCCTACCTTCGTCCCGGCAGTGTGCTTGGCCAAGAGGTTAAAGTCGGCGACTTTGTGGAGATCAAGAATGCCAAGCTTGGCAATGGTTCGAAGGTTTCGCATCTGAGCTATGTGGGCGATGCAACCGTAGGCGAGAATGTCAATATCGGCTGCGGTGCGATAACCGTGAACTACGATGGATATAATAAATCCATTACTGAAATTGGCGATGAAGCCTTTATCGGCAGCAACGTTAACTTGATTGCGCCGGTCAAGATCGGCAAGGGAGCTTATGTAGTAGCCGGATCGACCATCACCCAATCTGTGCCGGATAATGACTTGGCTATTGCCCGTCAGCGCCAGGAGAACAAACCCGGTTATGCTGATAAAATTCGGGCTCGCGCCAAAGCCAAGAAAGAAACACAAGATAAGAAGTAA
- the spoVG gene encoding septation regulator SpoVG, producing MQITDVRLRRVSSEGRMKAIASITIDNEFVVHDIRVIDGNNGMFVAMPSKRTPDGEFRDIAHPISSGTREKIQAAVLAEYERAALEEEVIEEGA from the coding sequence ATGCAAATTACGGACGTAAGACTCCGCCGAGTGAGCTCGGAAGGTAGAATGAAAGCAATTGCTTCCATTACAATTGACAATGAATTTGTGGTTCATGATATTCGTGTCATTGATGGAAACAACGGGATGTTTGTGGCTATGCCAAGCAAACGTACTCCGGATGGTGAATTCCGCGATATCGCGCATCCAATTTCTTCCGGGACACGTGAGAAGATCCAAGCTGCAGTGCTTGCCGAATACGAGCGAGCCGCGCTGGAGGAAGAAGTCATTGAAGAAGGAGCTTAA
- the purR gene encoding pur operon repressor, which translates to MKKLKRSARLVEMTEYLLTRPHQLIPLTTFADRYGAAKSSISEDLAIIKEVFEEDGMGELLTLAGAAGGVKFIPRIGREQAEAFIGQLCKMLSEPDRILPGEYLYMSDLLGLPGLMNEAGKLFATVFGGREIDVVMTVETKGIPLAYAIGAQLNLPVVLVRRDHQVTEGSAVSINYVSGSHKSLHTMTLSRRALKEKSRVLIVDDFMKAGGTVQGMVDLLAEFNATVAGVGVLVESGAIDTEQRLLEEYVSLASLGAVDAKNKSVTVHPGNYFDWV; encoded by the coding sequence GTGAAGAAGTTAAAAAGAAGCGCGCGTTTGGTCGAGATGACAGAATATCTGCTCACCCGGCCTCATCAGCTGATTCCGCTTACCACTTTTGCCGACCGTTACGGAGCCGCTAAGTCTTCGATCAGCGAAGACCTGGCGATCATCAAGGAAGTGTTTGAAGAGGACGGTATGGGGGAACTGCTGACGCTGGCGGGAGCCGCGGGAGGCGTCAAGTTTATTCCTAGGATCGGACGGGAGCAGGCGGAAGCTTTTATCGGCCAATTGTGCAAAATGTTATCCGAACCGGACCGCATACTTCCGGGGGAATATTTATATATGTCTGACCTGCTGGGTCTGCCGGGTTTGATGAATGAAGCGGGCAAGCTGTTTGCCACCGTCTTCGGGGGCCGGGAGATCGACGTGGTCATGACCGTGGAAACGAAAGGGATCCCGCTCGCTTATGCTATTGGGGCTCAATTGAATCTGCCGGTTGTATTGGTCAGACGGGACCATCAGGTGACGGAAGGATCGGCGGTCAGCATCAACTACGTTTCCGGCTCTCATAAGAGCCTGCATACGATGACCTTGTCGAGAAGAGCGCTGAAAGAGAAATCGCGGGTTCTGATCGTGGACGATTTCATGAAAGCGGGCGGCACGGTACAGGGGATGGTCGATCTGCTGGCTGAATTCAACGCCACGGTAGCCGGTGTAGGCGTTCTGGTCGAATCGGGCGCCATAGATACGGAACAGCGGCTGCTGGAGGAATATGTGTCGCTGGCTTCGCTGGGCGCGGTGGATGCCAAGAACAAAAGTGTTACTGTTCATCCCGGTAATTATTTCGATTGGGTATAG
- the ispE gene encoding 4-(cytidine 5'-diphospho)-2-C-methyl-D-erythritol kinase, with amino-acid sequence MKIYEKAPAKINLMLDVLHKRPDGYHEVEMVMTMVDLADRLEMSALPRDTIIISSQAGYIPLDEKNLAFQAARLIKERYNVRSGVYIHLDKHIPVAAGLAGGSSDAAATLRGLNRLWNLGISDEELQILGAELGSDVPFCVTGGTALATGRGEVLTPLNNPPQCWVILAKLPINVSTAEVYGKFRVDQVKKHPSAKAMIQAIDHQSFTEVCHELGNVLEDVTFQLHPEVQQLKDTMKRLGADGVLMSGSGPTVFGLVSKEAKVARIYNGLRGFCKEVYAVRLLT; translated from the coding sequence TTGAAGATTTATGAGAAGGCACCGGCTAAAATTAATTTGATGCTGGATGTATTACATAAAAGACCGGATGGTTACCATGAAGTTGAAATGGTGATGACGATGGTGGATCTGGCCGACAGGCTGGAGATGAGCGCATTGCCGCGCGATACCATTATTATTTCAAGCCAGGCCGGATATATTCCGCTCGATGAGAAAAATTTGGCTTTCCAGGCTGCGCGCCTGATTAAAGAACGATACAACGTCCGCAGCGGCGTTTATATCCATTTGGATAAACATATACCGGTCGCCGCCGGGCTGGCCGGTGGCAGCAGTGATGCCGCGGCTACGCTTCGCGGCTTGAACCGTCTGTGGAACCTGGGCATCAGCGACGAGGAGCTGCAAATCCTGGGCGCGGAGCTTGGTTCCGACGTGCCTTTCTGCGTTACAGGAGGTACGGCTTTGGCCACGGGCCGAGGCGAGGTGCTTACCCCGCTTAATAACCCGCCGCAGTGCTGGGTTATATTGGCCAAACTGCCGATCAACGTTTCGACGGCAGAAGTATACGGCAAGTTCAGAGTGGACCAGGTTAAGAAGCATCCTTCCGCTAAAGCGATGATTCAAGCGATTGACCACCAGTCTTTCACTGAGGTTTGTCATGAGCTGGGTAATGTGCTCGAAGACGTCACGTTTCAGCTCCATCCGGAGGTGCAGCAGCTCAAGGATACGATGAAGCGTCTGGGTGCTGATGGGGTACTGATGTCTGGAAGCGGACCAACGGTGTTTGGACTTGTTTCTAAAGAGGCTAAAGTAGCCCGAATTTATAACGGATTACGGGGTTTTTGCAAAGAAGTTTACGCGGTAAGGCTTCTTACGTGA
- a CDS encoding small, acid-soluble spore protein, alpha/beta type, whose product MSRRRRSVMSENLKVELAKELGFYDTVQEEGWGGIKAKDAGNMVKRAIELAEKAASERK is encoded by the coding sequence ATGTCACGAAGAAGACGCAGCGTCATGTCCGAGAACCTGAAGGTAGAGCTTGCCAAGGAGCTTGGTTTTTATGACACGGTTCAGGAAGAGGGCTGGGGCGGTATTAAAGCCAAGGATGCCGGCAATATGGTGAAACGGGCGATCGAGCTTGCCGAGAAGGCTGCTTCAGAGCGCAAGTAA
- the veg gene encoding biofilm formation stimulator Veg, with amino-acid sequence MAKNALSDIKHSLDAYVGQKITLRANGGRRKTVERTGILEETYPSVFIVKLDEEQETFKRVSYSYADVLTETVEVTLFQDGNEPQIFS; translated from the coding sequence ATGGCTAAGAACGCTTTGTCCGATATCAAACACAGTCTTGATGCTTATGTAGGCCAGAAGATCACGCTCCGTGCGAACGGTGGCCGTCGCAAGACGGTGGAGCGCACAGGCATATTGGAAGAGACCTACCCCTCTGTATTCATCGTTAAGCTGGATGAGGAGCAAGAGACTTTTAAACGAGTATCTTACAGTTACGCGGACGTCCTGACGGAAACAGTGGAAGTGACCCTGTTCCAGGATGGAAACGAACCACAGATTTTTTCCTGA
- the yabG gene encoding sporulation peptidase YabG has translation MDSEVMDLTNIGDLVVRQSYGRDVTFRVEALERNRAIIKGTEFRLLADAPVYDLVPVKGDILTGRAKEARIKAEKGLQRLHEERKSLEEQNRALLGIERAAVPSEVSSQSYFEVPGKVLHLDGDPLYLKKSMDLYEKLRVPAQGHYVNEKSMADVLYRLLPNVRPDIVVITGHDGVLKNRVHNDLYSLSSYKNSRSFVEAIQVARQYERNFDSLTIVAGACQSHFEALLQAGANFASSPGRILIHALDPVYIAAKAAFTSVRGTIHITDVLKHTISGIQGVGGIETRGSYRVGLPKFQDLSQLNVVPSVM, from the coding sequence ATGGATTCAGAGGTGATGGACTTGACGAATATAGGAGATTTGGTTGTCCGCCAATCCTATGGAAGGGATGTAACCTTCCGGGTAGAGGCATTGGAACGGAACCGGGCAATCATTAAAGGGACCGAGTTCCGTTTATTGGCTGACGCGCCCGTATACGATCTGGTTCCCGTGAAAGGCGATATCCTGACCGGCAGAGCCAAGGAAGCGCGTATTAAAGCCGAGAAGGGCCTGCAGCGGCTGCATGAGGAGCGCAAATCGCTGGAGGAGCAAAACCGGGCTTTGCTAGGCATTGAACGCGCGGCTGTACCGAGCGAGGTTTCTTCACAGTCGTATTTTGAGGTTCCGGGTAAGGTGCTTCATCTGGATGGCGACCCGCTTTACTTGAAGAAAAGCATGGACCTGTACGAGAAGCTGCGTGTGCCCGCTCAGGGGCATTATGTGAATGAGAAATCCATGGCGGATGTTCTCTACCGTCTGCTGCCGAATGTAAGACCTGATATCGTGGTCATAACCGGTCATGACGGGGTCCTCAAGAACAGGGTTCACAATGACTTATACAGCTTGTCCAGCTATAAGAATTCCCGCAGCTTCGTAGAGGCCATCCAAGTTGCCCGCCAGTATGAACGCAATTTTGATTCGCTGACCATCGTAGCCGGGGCCTGTCAGTCTCATTTTGAAGCGCTGCTGCAGGCCGGGGCCAATTTTGCCAGCTCGCCAGGCCGTATTCTGATTCATGCGCTTGATCCGGTCTATATTGCCGCCAAGGCGGCCTTTACGTCCGTAAGGGGCACAATTCATATTACGGATGTATTGAAGCATACGATCAGCGGCATTCAGGGGGTAGGCGGAATCGAAACGCGAGGCAGCTACCGGGTGGGTCTGCCCAAATTTCAGGATTTGTCCCAATTGAATGTAGTTCCTTCCGTCATGTAA
- the rsmA gene encoding 16S rRNA (adenine(1518)-N(6)/adenine(1519)-N(6))-dimethyltransferase RsmA, which produces MNRREEVSTPKRTKEIIQKYGFQFKKSLGQNFLIDQNILGKIVGAADLDSSKGALEIGPGIGALTEKLADAAGKVVAVEIDQRLLPILGDVLQPFSHVKVVHGDVLKLDLKQLFQEEFGGVSQVSVVANLPYYVTTPILMKLLEERLPLENIVVMIQKEVAERMAAAPGGKEYGSLSIAVQYFSEPELVCVVPHTVFIPQPNVDSAVIRLKVRQERPVEVRDEAFFFEVVQASFAQRRKTISNNLKSRFFAKEDRTELERLLALADIEPVRRAETLSIEEFARLSNVFHEAGVR; this is translated from the coding sequence ATGAACAGGAGAGAAGAGGTCTCGACGCCCAAGCGGACGAAAGAGATCATTCAGAAATATGGATTTCAGTTTAAAAAGAGCCTCGGTCAGAACTTCCTGATCGATCAAAATATTCTCGGCAAGATTGTGGGAGCGGCGGATTTGGATAGCTCCAAAGGGGCACTGGAAATCGGACCGGGCATCGGGGCCTTGACCGAGAAGCTTGCCGATGCCGCAGGCAAGGTCGTAGCTGTGGAAATCGATCAGCGGCTTCTGCCGATTCTCGGCGACGTACTGCAGCCTTTTTCACATGTTAAGGTCGTTCACGGCGATGTGCTGAAGCTAGATTTGAAGCAGCTGTTCCAGGAGGAGTTCGGCGGGGTGTCCCAGGTCAGCGTGGTGGCCAACCTGCCTTATTACGTAACAACGCCAATCCTGATGAAGCTGCTGGAGGAAAGGCTGCCGCTGGAGAACATCGTGGTGATGATCCAGAAAGAGGTAGCCGAGCGCATGGCTGCGGCTCCTGGAGGCAAGGAATATGGAAGTCTCAGTATTGCCGTCCAATATTTCAGCGAGCCGGAGCTGGTTTGCGTGGTGCCTCACACGGTGTTCATTCCCCAGCCGAATGTCGATTCGGCGGTGATTCGCCTTAAAGTCAGACAGGAACGGCCGGTTGAAGTGAGGGACGAGGCTTTCTTCTTTGAGGTCGTACAGGCTTCCTTCGCCCAGCGGCGTAAAACGATCTCGAATAACCTAAAGAGCCGGTTCTTCGCCAAAGAGGACCGCACAGAGCTCGAACGGCTGCTGGCATTGGCTGATATCGAGCCTGTCCGCCGTGCGGAGACTTTAAGCATTGAAGAGTTCGCGCGTTTGTCCAACGTGTTCCATGAAGCAGGAGTCCGCTAA
- the rnmV gene encoding ribonuclease M5 has protein sequence MIKEVIVVEGKDDTVAIKRAVDADTIETGGSAIGPVVLRKIALAQERRGVIILTDPDHAGERIRKIVAAKVPGCKHAFLTESAATKKGDIGVENASPEAIREALARVRSEAPQVEAQIDWEDLMTAGLIVHPRASERRRFMGEVLGIGYCNGKQFYKRLSVFRISREEFADALRQLEGKGV, from the coding sequence ATGATTAAGGAAGTCATTGTCGTGGAGGGCAAAGATGATACGGTGGCCATTAAACGGGCCGTAGATGCGGATACGATCGAAACTGGCGGTTCGGCGATCGGGCCGGTAGTGCTGCGCAAAATTGCGCTGGCTCAGGAGCGGCGCGGTGTGATCATCTTGACCGATCCCGATCACGCAGGCGAACGAATACGCAAAATTGTGGCGGCCAAGGTGCCCGGCTGCAAACACGCTTTTCTGACGGAGTCGGCCGCCACCAAGAAAGGCGACATCGGCGTGGAAAACGCCTCACCGGAGGCGATACGGGAAGCGCTGGCCCGGGTGCGCAGCGAAGCTCCCCAGGTGGAGGCCCAGATCGACTGGGAGGACTTAATGACCGCAGGGCTCATTGTCCACCCGAGAGCATCGGAACGACGCCGGTTTATGGGCGAGGTGCTGGGCATCGGCTACTGCAACGGCAAGCAATTCTATAAACGGCTGTCGGTCTTCCGAATCAGCCGTGAGGAATTTGCAGATGCGCTGCGCCAATTGGAGGGAAAAGGAGTATAA
- a CDS encoding 3D domain-containing protein, which translates to MGFIRNNETHESPSSSMSYVLRWSYQNARQIAIYAILAVAVISIFLAYLYSQGKKSVQLMIDGKAVAVQTRQENVEGLLSEQDIELKSQDQITPALDSELKNGDKVIIDRAARVTLIADGTASQTYTTEDTVRSVLLSSGIPFSGQDKIYPELDAEVKPNMKIHVVRVNKVLVKQTEEVPYTVVKTSDPNLLKGKTKMLQSGSKGQVVHTIEKVFQDGEMISKRWVSKEVAKPAQPQVIAVGTKKEEPKTEVLAASITRKANTVSVSGTNSVTKNGINFKYKKLLKNVSMTAYSSEEAGIGTKTASGTRVEEGRTIAVDKNVIPLGWWVYIEGLGFRRAEDTGGAIKGNKIDVYYDTIKAAKNFGRKTGRTVYVIGPVKPELN; encoded by the coding sequence ATGGGCTTTATAAGAAACAACGAAACCCATGAATCACCATCATCCAGTATGTCTTACGTTTTGCGGTGGAGTTATCAAAATGCTCGTCAAATTGCAATCTATGCCATACTAGCTGTTGCAGTTATATCGATTTTTCTTGCTTATCTCTACAGCCAAGGCAAGAAAAGCGTACAGCTGATGATCGATGGCAAGGCAGTGGCCGTGCAAACCCGGCAGGAGAATGTGGAAGGTCTCCTGAGCGAGCAGGACATCGAACTTAAATCTCAAGATCAAATAACGCCGGCACTGGACAGTGAGCTGAAGAACGGCGACAAGGTCATCATCGACCGCGCCGCACGGGTCACTTTAATCGCTGACGGAACGGCCAGCCAGACATATACAACGGAAGACACCGTAAGAAGCGTATTGCTGAGCTCGGGCATTCCCTTTTCCGGGCAGGATAAGATTTACCCAGAACTGGATGCTGAAGTAAAGCCAAACATGAAAATTCATGTAGTTCGTGTTAATAAAGTATTGGTGAAGCAAACGGAAGAGGTTCCTTACACGGTAGTAAAGACTTCTGACCCGAACTTGCTGAAAGGCAAGACGAAAATGCTTCAATCCGGCAGCAAAGGGCAGGTTGTCCATACGATCGAGAAGGTATTCCAGGATGGGGAAATGATCTCGAAGCGTTGGGTCAGCAAAGAGGTTGCTAAGCCGGCACAACCTCAAGTCATTGCGGTAGGCACAAAGAAAGAAGAGCCTAAAACCGAGGTGCTGGCAGCGAGCATTACGCGCAAAGCCAATACCGTCAGCGTGAGCGGTACAAATTCCGTAACGAAGAACGGGATTAACTTTAAATATAAAAAGCTGCTGAAGAACGTATCCATGACCGCTTATTCTTCCGAGGAAGCCGGCATTGGCACGAAGACTGCTTCAGGCACACGCGTTGAGGAAGGCAGAACGATTGCCGTCGATAAGAATGTCATCCCGCTGGGCTGGTGGGTCTATATCGAAGGTTTAGGTTTCCGCCGTGCCGAGGATACAGGCGGAGCGATTAAAGGCAACAAAATCGATGTTTATTACGATACGATTAAAGCGGCAAAGAACTTCGGCCGTAAAACGGGACGTACGGTTTACGTGATTGGTCCTGTCAAACCTGAACTGAACTGA